The window AAAGTTCCCTGTTATTTCCTAATGTCTACACTAAACTGGCCCATATGCCGCTGACCGCTACCAGTTCCAGTAGAAACCATTTCACCTTCAGGAAAGTTAAAAAGTTATTCCTCTAGATTCAGACTCAAGGTATTTGCAGATCCTCTCCATGACTTCTCTACCTTTGACACTGTTCTGCAAGAAGCGTTCGGCACAACGTTGCTCCACCTTCTCGGCCATTGATGCGAGCGCTGATAGTGGCTTGATCCTAATGCTGGTCTCCTGCTTGCACACAGTCCACCCACTGGGATTATCTGGGTGGGGGTTGTACCGAATCCTTTCCTCCACCTCTATGTACTTCTGCAGACTAATGTTGCGAGTGGTCAGTTGCATCGACCGGGATTGACCATCAACGACTGTTGATTCAACACAATGGCATATGTCCTGACCCACGATCTTCCGGACAAACCAGGGCCCGGGAGCATGGATCGTGATGGCACGAGTCGTGTAGAGCTTCCCTGATTCGGCGTCTAGCTTGTGGTTCAAGGTGTCAACATCAAGAATGTGAGACAAAGTACGCTTGTTCTCAGGGTCGGCAAACTTGCGCCAAGATGCAGATGTCACAATCTCCCAAGGGTGCTTGTACACATGCTCTTGTGCGTAGGCTTTCACCATCTCTTCTTTTGTAGCTCTTCATGtaacaaataaatgataaaataacTTAGTCAATTAAAAGGATTAGTTCTgaccaaagaaaattaaaatggaaaGCAAAACCTCCTGCTTTCACCAGACTCTCAAGATTGCGATAATAAAGACATATGACATCGATCCATCTTTAGATCTAATCCGTAAGAATGGTATCAAATCAAATTCATGGCCTAACAGATAAAAGCAAGCCCACGAAAAGTGAAGCAATGCAATTCTCACATACGCACACAAGAATCGGCGCATCATCTCCACAGAAATCTCCATTATCTCAAACTGCATTAGAGGATTCCTGCCTGCTTTGCAGGATACAGATTGCACCCATCAAAACCTCAATGCTTGTTCATATCAATGCAATGCAAGCATCCAGGATTCCCCAAAAACTGAAAACATTGGGCTCTTCCAAGCAAAACTAATGACCCCaaattttctcaagatttttcgTGAGACCAGCCCATGCCAAGCAAATCGCTATAAACCCTTCAATTTCAGCATCTTAGTATGACAAAAGCACCGAATTTCCAACGGCAAAAGAACAACGTTAGAGTCACCGAAAAAGCAAGTCAAAACATCTTCACACACAATCGGTTTGGAAAAACCCACAATAGCCAAGATTGCATCATTCCAATCATAGAACCCAAAATTGGCGACAAGAAGACAGGGAGACGATAAACTAATTCAACCCTCTCGATATCCGAAACGCAGCCAAAACCGACCCTCCTAAGCTAACGACTCCCACCTCAAATCAAGACGAATCTCATCCAAGAACGGGAGTCAAGACCACCTTCCTCCCTCCCAAATTCCCCATCTTGACCCACGAAACCGATTCGCCGACCCCAAGAAAAGCCGACCCACGAGCTAAGAACTCGAGGAAAGAAGACTGATGAATCGAGACACGCACCTGTGGAGGCGAGAGAGAAGCAACCGAGCAAGGAATCAAGAatcgaggaaggagaagaaggaagggaaggagagagagagagaatgttcAGAATGGTGGCAAAATACGATGGGCAACGAGCGGTGATTCGGCGGAAGGACAAGCGGAACACTAAAAAATGTCGTACTTATTTTGGTCAAATCTAATACTATCCAATCGTCactattttggaaaatttataTCCCGGAAATTTAATTTTCCCAATCGAATTTTGAGTGGGTTTgcaaggaaaataattttttaaattatttattttttgggagaCAAGCAAAGTTTATGTTTCGAGGGCTCGTGAAATGGAGCTTGTAGCCAAAAGTAATGAGGTGACGATGATTTTACCCGATTCTCGGAAAAGATAAAGTCTACGATTATTAGATTCATGTATATTACCATATGCCGTTTAATTTGTGGATACTCATGTTTAGCAAAACCCTAGCTTGAGTCGGTCGAAGTGATTTAGGGCCAGCAAATGGTGGGTCGGAGC of the Eucalyptus grandis isolate ANBG69807.140 chromosome 10, ASM1654582v1, whole genome shotgun sequence genome contains:
- the LOC104421541 gene encoding protein slowmo homolog, with the translated sequence MVKAYAQEHVYKHPWEIVTSASWRKFADPENKRTLSHILDVDTLNHKLDAESGKLYTTRAITIHAPGPWFVRKIVGQDICHCVESTVVDGQSRSMQLTTRNISLQKYIEVEERIRYNPHPDNPSGWTVCKQETSIRIKPLSALASMAEKVEQRCAERFLQNSVKGREVMERICKYLESESRGITF